ATGAAATTTGTAAGGTTGAGAATATGCTAACCTGTGATGATCATCTGATCATTAGAGGAGATCTCTCAAGTGATGAGAAGCTCTCTGTTCCCTTAAAGTGAGAGTCAAACTCCAGACCTGACAGAGCTAGGAATCCAGAATCAAAATCACAGCTCatcatctattttcttttcttctgttcTGATCTGTTTTCGCGCTCACTATCTGTCTAATAATGTTGCTTGATTTCCTTGTTtctcaaaacataacatttatAGGCAATTGAATGTCCTCCCCACTTATCAAAAATGGACAAACATGGTAGATACCTTTTATAACACATCATAATAGTGGTACTGACAGGTTTGCATTATCCAATATAGAGCATCGCTATTAACGCTACTTTTTAAGAAACTTTATATGGCAAGGAGCCATGACTCTATTGCACCAAGTTATTATCGCTACTTTTTAAGGAACTTTATATGCCAAGGAGCTATGACTATTGCACCAAGTGCTTATATTAAACATCTCCAAGGAATCATTTTGAACATATTATCAATTCACTTTATTTACAGGGATGTACCGTAGCCTTAATTAATTCACATAATTTACAAGGATGTTTTATCATCATGGTCTCATGCTTCTAGTGCCTTTAAGGGGTGTTTTGTTAGCCAATATTTGACATGATTGGGCTGctttagctttttaattttttgggtttgctAGTTTACTGCACCTTAGTTTAGAGGCTGTCATATTCTCTGCTTTGTGATTGTACATCTGCTATTTTCATCACTAATTGTTCTCTTTAtcatagaagaaaagaaacttatGTTTAGGTTTAGAGGTAAAGTAAATGCTTCATGATTACATCTAAATGCTGGTCATTTACATGAACATTCTGCCTGCACAAATTCAACTTTCATAGTATGAGAACAGAGGTGATTCCAATAAAGAACCTCGTCCTGCATTTTTTACAAGTACCGTACACAATCTGTCTGCGTCATATGTGTTATCTTGCTATTACCTTGTAAAATCCGCATGGCGAGTCTGTTCGCACAAGTTGAAAAGTTTAGCATGGtctatttttttagcttgttcAGCCCTTAAATTGGCAGATTTCAATAGCTGGTTGGTTGTCCATGGGTTGTGTTGATCCTGACGGTTGTTCATCTGCATATAATCTGAGTAGCTAGAATTTCTGTGAACAGTATGAGATCTGTGTTGTGAAGCATCTTGCGcctcttttttcccctttttttaaaaatttatttgatctttGAGTTGGAATAATGCAGCCAAACAAATTTCAGCTatcaacattattttattaagtaaTTCCcccaggataaaaaaataaaaataaaatcaaagctcCAGATTTCAAAGTTTCGATGTACTTATATAAAGTTGTTTGTATGTTGAGCAGGTTGAGCCCCAAGCAGAGCCTCCGTCAAAGAAGCATCGGAAGTGAAAGCTTATGTTTATAGTCAACTAAATTCCAGGTAGCCAAAACTGTTTTGAACGACAGAGGAAGTGTGTTCATCATGTTGTCTATCTGTGTTCCCTTTGATTAGGGCATGCCCGCCTATTGCCCCTTTATTTCCCTCCCCCCCGTCCCAGCTCCCTTGTTTGTTTTGTAACATATTTGTACATGTAGTGTGTCAGAATTATAAAAAACCTGAGGCATCAAATAGTTACCTTTTTGGGTTTTTACCTGACCCAGATGCCTCATCTGTTCCAAATCCTTCCCCAAGTTTAGTCAGAATTGATCAAAAGATAATTCGTGTTACGCCAGATACTTGCACCGTGTTGCTCTAATCTTCATACCAACAATCGTTGGGAAGTCCAGGCAAGACTGGTATGAACTTCGAGATGGATGCTTTTTCCAAATTATCTGTTcggttatttaaaaaaaaaaaaacagccatcttttttcaattttttcatgggATGAGGATCAATTCTTTCTGCCTAAAGAAAGTGGAATCAATACCAGTTCTTCAGTGTATTCCTCGAGAAAGTGGAGAGAATAACGAAATAGCTTCTACTCAAATGCCAAAATGCCCAATTCTTACTGAAACAAGCACTGTCTACGACATGCTACAAGAAAGAGGATTTTAAAACGCTACTCAACCGCTCATCTGGCACTTCTTTAGGACctcctttgttttattttaaacaaaaaagtaTTCTCAAGCTAACCGAAAACTATGAAATCGAAAACAAATTGACAAATCTGCTTTGCACAAAGTCCATTCTACAGATACAATTTCGTCAAATATTGTATGTTCTCCCACCCCTAAATACACAGCGCAGCTTCTCAAGACAATAAACGTGGgcagagatgaaaaaaatatatcagggCCACCTTTCATCACTGGCATAATCAGAATTCGTATCAAAGTGTTGCAGCCTTACCAATTAACGCAAACAAGAGCTGCCCTTAATCGCATTAAGTAGAAGGTGACGCTTCTACAGTTGGATTGCTTTATGTAACTGAAGTCCACCCAGCACATAAACTACCTTCGCCCAAAAATAAGAATCCATATCTGAAAGTCTTTCTGTGAAACCACCAGTGACACCTACAAACTCCTGTAATCTATAACCGTGACTTCATCCTCCGGGGCATCTAGGTCTTGATAGCtgcaaaaatttcaaagttCCAGGGGAATCACATCACGATTGAGGAAGAGATATTAAACTGAAAAGGCTCTTACTAGATTGTCTGTCAGAATCATATCAAGCACAAGATCTTTTTAAACAGTAACTTCCCAATGCTGGCAGGTTTAAACTTGTAACTAAATGCAACTGTCAGgggaatttaaaaacaaaatgcagatCGTTATGTTTTATAATCAAGATTCAGCCCACACCCTACTACTGTTGTTCGAAACAATATACAGTATACACCATAGCACTTATTTGTCAGGAAATCCATGGCAAGTGTCACGTTGATTTTATTGGCATGGATCTTAATCCAGCTTATGCTAAGTGATGCCCATTCCAAACATGTTAATGGATCAAAATTTTTCACTGATAAATGACATGAATTccggttaatttaatatatataaaaaaattatttgcacaAAAAGGAAGTCTGAAGGGGAAAAGGCAACACGGAAAGCTTACACGtacacaagaaacaaaaacGTTGTTGGAAGAGGTTGCAACAAAATTTACCTGCGTATACGTCGAGGATCCTGTCGGAAGGCTGGTGATAGAAGAATTGGGGCTGGCCCACCTAGTTGGGGTCCAGGCCTTGCATTTCTGCCACCACCTTCAAACGGAGGGGGACCACCCTGATCTCTAAACATGCGCATTGCAACTTCAGGTGGGGCAGGAACAAAAGGCCCCAGTGGACTGCAAGTCATCAGAGCAAgctcttaataaaaaaacagcaagAGTACAGAAATATCTCCACTAAGACAGCAACAAAATCATTGCTCTCAACCTACCCAGCTCCAGGAACAGGCATCAAAACTGGTGGAGGAGCTATATCTGAGGGGAAAGGGGAAGGTACATGGATGCCTTGTCCTCCAAAAGTATCAAACATTGCTTCATCACGATTTCCTCCATCAGGACCATCATTAGATTGGAAGTCACCTGATTGTGGGTTTTCAGACCTATCAAATCTTTCATTGCCATTTGCTCTATTGTCACGTTCTCTACGGTTGCCGCGTTCATCCTTCAACGGACCAAGCCTGCGTCTTTGTGGCTTATCCTTCTGCAATGAAAACATGTGGTTATTCATAAACAAGAATAATAGAGAGAAATCATAAAACTATTGTGAAAAAGATAGTCAGCAAAACAAGTATTGACAAAAAATGAGACTGCAGATTGAGGGAACATGTATATGATAGCTGCAGTGGCTACCTTGCATCATTTCCTACAAATGTAGAAGTAGAGAGGGTCACAAGTATTGACATAAAACGAGACTGCAGATTGAGGGAACATACATATGATAGCTGCAGTGGCTACCATGCATCATTTCCTACTCATGTAGAGGTAGGGAGAGTCACCTATcaatatagttaatttttttgtgaatagATCATCAGAATGTTTTGGACAAGCAgcttaaaaaatgttttattggtGACTGTATGAGCATTGAAACTCAACCTAAATGGCACTGTGGATTATACACGTGTCTGTGAGAGACAAAAAAGAATCATGGGTATGCTTTCGCTTCCATCAGCGTGTTATTTGGTATATGACTAATTTTCCCAACTGCGAATGGAAGTTATGGCAAAAAGAAGCCAAAGATGCTCTAATGGTCAGAGATGAATAAAAACGCAGATTCCCAAAGAGAGGGCATTAGTTAAGAGAGATAATAGTTTGAAATTATCAGACGTCATTTATTTCAGTagagtaaaagaaaaatgaaaataaaatttccttCATTCACTTGCTTTATTTGCAGTATAAAATCAAGGTCGAAAGGCAATATTCAAAGAAGACAGGCTGTAGAGAAGTACAAGTTTATAGAAACATCTCAACGTGCTTATGAGTACAGTGTACGCTTATATTGCTGAAACAAGAGAGTGAGTATACAGAACAGACAGATGATAGACATCAAACTATGGAGGGATTAAAGAACTGGAACTCAATATGATAAAGGGGGGCATCTCCGGCACAGCCATAATCATCATTATTACTTTTGGGATCTTCAAGTTTctatcttaaaattattatcgGGCCTTACTTTACCATTCATCCTCTATAAGAAAGGTACCTAACATTACATTTTTAAATAGCATACAGTATCCACCCTCTCACATCCATGAATGAAAATATAAGGACCCTCTTCTAATTGTTATAGACTGctccttcttgtttttttaatattcacatTTCAACTCCCATATTTGGCTTTGAAGCAAGCACATTTATGCTGTTTACGTgttgaaacaaaaacaagtttaCCACCCCCACCCCAGTCGAACAGAATGCATTAAAAAATGGAAATCAGTAAAGCTAGCAGctccatcataaaaaaaatatgaagattttgAACTAGATATAGGAGAAATTTGGATAAGCTAAAATCCTGTTAGCCCATACTCAGAGAGGAAGCTGGAAGAGGAAAAGCAACAAAGGCTTACGCAGTGAACATTTATTTTACACAGATATACCCCTATTATTTGACATTATGTAAGTCCGGATTTTATGTGAGAAAACCATATAGACAATATAAATAGGCATGTAGATCACTGACTACTATTGATTGGATGAATCATACCGGCATGGACTGCTGCATGACAGGTGTGCCACCAGGTGCATCTGAATCACTGCAAATGAGAATAAGGTGCTTGTCACATGATCAATGACATCAGCAGaagaaaattatgttgaaaGACGTTGCTTACTTCATATAGTTTTGATAATACAGCTCTTCCCGCACTTTGGCAGTCAGCTCCATAACAAGTTCAAGGTGTTTCAGCTTGAGATGCTTGTGCACAAACTCAGCAGCATGGAAGAGCTTTGTGCAACCCTTGGCTCCACAACCATACTTCCACCCATACTTTTCATCTCTAATCTTCCGGACATATGGATCCAAACCTTCAACTGCAGTAGCATCTATCTTCTCCTTAGCAGTCATTTTTTCTAGAGGATCTTGACCCCTCAATCTCTCTTGCCAGTGTGAGTCAAGTTTCTTTTCCCACTCAGTTCCACTGTTGCTTGTATCAGAACTCTTTCCCTCAGCTCTCACATGCCTAAGACCCTTAGCTTCATTAGTTTCAATCATTCCATAGTAATCCAATCCATGGACTCGCCAGAGATATGTTATAAGTGTATCCAGTAGCTCCACACCTTCGAGGCCCTTGACTGAGGTTAAGCCTCGTATGATGATAACAGGGCCAGTAGAGCTTCCATGGGATTTCTCTCTACTCATTTTGTCATTCTCAGACCcgcttaaaatattttcttcgaCACCTTTTTCAGAATCAAGTTTCCGTACAAGGGTCTGTGCTTGTTCAACGTCAACTTGGATTCTCTTGGGTTCTGAACTCACTGGATGAGCCTTTGGAGCAGCTGAAAGATCAGTGTCTTTTGCAGGTGGCCGACCATGCCTTCTTCGTTTACCGCCAGTCTCTGCATCATCATCAGAATTTGGATCACTTGCCTGCCCTGATTTATTTGATGATATCGCGTTGACACCAGGACCTCTACAGTATGAATGAAAACTTTAAGATGGACAAGATAAAAGTAAGGGCATGCAAGGTGCAATTATGTAAATTTAAGGATAGAAATTCCGATCTTACAAGTCCAATGTTCCACTCTGCAAATCAAGCAAAAAGTCTTTCGCAACCTTCCGTGCAAGTTCATTCCTCCTACAAAGCATTTTCAAAGAACAatcaaacaaacaccaaaaGGTTTGCGCAGTGGCTGCCATTGAACACCCACAGGCCCCACACTCAAACCTAATATCATATCATGacaattttttctaataaaatatgtAGGGTAGAACATACCTTTCAATGACTGCAACCAAATTCGTTGGATGATACTTGTCCTTCAACCTGCATATAGACAACTAACATTAGCTCATTGAAGCCAACAGAGTGGCAGATACTAACCGAGGGAAGAGAAGTACCATTCTTCATCTTTATGGGCCTCAAAGAAAACCCGTTTCTGAGTCGAAATATACTCTGACTTGTATTCTTGATATCTGCATAATCAAAGGCCATGATCACATTCACATTTTTTGCTCGTGATTCAACTATAAAGAGTCCAAAAATAAATCCACATTGTACCTGCGCTCAGCTTCAGATGGCAATATATCATCTTCAAGCTCCTGAATGAATTGCTTGTATGACATTAAGCCTTCtctgaaaaacataaagttacCTTGTGAGAACAACAAGCATAATGAAGTCTCCACTCAACTTCTGTAAATTTCCTTATCTACATGATTGAAAACAATGAGAGAGAGAATGCTAAAAGATTATGTCTAACCAACTCATTCACATATCAAAAGGTGCTACTAGGATATTTCCATGTTACAGAAACATTCATGTTCATATAACTTCTACACTACTTAGTCTTTTTCATGTACCAGCAAGGTTCACATTCAGATTTCAAACAATACAACCTTAGGAAACATGTTGCTCGACTAAGCAAATAAAAAGTCAGAAACACACTAACTAAACCAGACTGCATTTAATTTTCACAGATCCCTGCTCAAACCACAGATATTGAAGTTCTctcaaaatcagaaaataattttgatctAGTGCAGAGCCGCCTATAAGAAGAGGCGCTGAAGTTGAGGGAGATTTACCCATGAGCATTCACTCCAGTTAATTTGTGAACAATAAGgcaaatacaatttatttttccatataaCTCAATCTCAAATCGGGATAAGCATAAATATTATGAGCAATGCAAACATCAAATTTTGATAACAAAGGATAGATTCAACTCCATCCAGAGCTAGTCTCTATAACACGACAAAATACTAACCTTTGAGCAGGCACTACATTGGAAGTATTGCCATAACCACCACGTCCCAATTCCCAATCTGTAACAATAATTGAATCAGTCAGCTCCACTTCAACAAATAGTACGAGCAAAACAACAAGGTTGATTTCCTTATAGATGCCATTTTAATAGTAGAAAAAGTAAAGGCAATCACTCCATATATGTGTCTCTGCCCTTTGTTCTATGGTTGGATTTTCTCGAGCGGGAAAAAAATCCTCAGTAAGCTTCCTAAGGGATCTAGTTTCATCATTGATTTTCAGTAGGAAACACCTTGTAACAAAACCAAAGTCActaaaaatgcaataaaatacaGATATAAATATGGTTACAGGAGGCTCTAATCAAGTCAAATCTTTAACTTAGGTCGCTAACTATTAGCAAGGTGGCTTGCAAATAAGTGCCTTGTATCTTCCATTATATCTATCCACCACAAAAATTATGCAGAGCACATGAAGTCacatttagaattttaaaacaaaGCCATTGGGAGCAGTTGAGTATGTACCTGGAGGACCACCTTGATATCCGCCTCCACGACCCATGTATCGGCCATGAGGCCTTTCTTCACCATAACCTGGCCTACCTCCCATCTCACGGTCATATCCACCACCATAATCATATCCAAACCTACACCAGACATCAAGTTTCCAATATGTTGAGCAAATATTGCATAAAGGAATTTGCCAAGCCCAAAATTAAGAATTGCAAGCAAATATTGCAATCATTTCCTATGCACATATACAAGGCACGACCTTGAATAACAAGGTGAATCTTGAACTGCGAACTGCgacaataaagaaaaaggtacaaaaaaaagaatgggaAGGCAGATTCAAACATCCAGATAAAACTTCAAGATTCACCTTGCCCATACTACGAGGTTTAATAAGTCTAATAACAGTCAATTCATCActaacgatttaaaaatataaatttcaactcagattcaatctcaAGTTCAATTCTAATCAAAACCGCGTGAACTTGAATCAGGAGACGACCATACTGAAATTAAATCAGATTACTGCATTACatagaaagaaagataaaaccCACAGCCCTCACAATCCATAGACAACACAATTAACTAAATAACTACcgaaattttatattatactatatttcttctcctattttattttatttttggctgATAAATATAAACCCCCTCAATTAACTAAATAACTGCCAAAATTCTCTACGTGATTCTCAAGATTCCTCGACAAAACCTAACCAACCGAAGCACGACACAAGAAAATCTCTATAAGAAAAGGCCCAGTCAGAACCAATCAATAAAACCCTAACTCACCTTCGATCACCACCTCCAAATCCACCTCTAGGACTTCCTCTCCTGGCATCATAACCACCATCCTCCCTCCTCGATCGTTTATACGGAGGCGACCTCCTCTGCGGCGGCGAGTGTCTCCTGTCTCTGTAAGGCACCGGAGGTGGAGGACTCACACTACTCCTCCTCTTatactctctctccctctctcgtTGCGGAGGGGGCGGGGACCGATTCCTATCATAATAATCGCCTCCACGTCGATTAGGAGGTCTATCGAAATCTTCACGTCTCTCTCTTGAGTCTCTCTCACGGCGTCGTTGAgtaggaggaggtggtggaggcGAAGATTGTGGATCGTCAGTGGGTGGCTTATCCTTCCTGTCCCGTCCTCCTCCGCCGCCGTTCCCGCCGCGATGGTCGAGGGAATCGACCGGCATGTTAATGACTTCGGCCATCGGGGTTtggggatattttttttaggtagTGAAAACCCTAGAGGAAATTTTGAGGGCTTAAAATTTTGGGGGAAAAAGCAGAGAAGAAATGAGAAGGCGTGTGCGCGTGCTTGGGGGAATGGGTTTCTccaatagtttttaaaatcgACCCGGTGTCACGGGTCATggattttaatcaagtcatccCGGGTAGACCccagattttttataaaacaaaacaacattattttgttaaaagaaataaatagtgAACACAttgcaactatttttttatcaggtcTTGTTAAATTATCAAGGGTTTTTTAACGGCTCACTCAGGTTTTTACcttccttgattttttcttgaaccCGATATTGTTCCGGCCCCAGTTTGATAGGTCCCGGGTCAATTGATaggtcccgggtcaacccacaATGCTATGGGTTTCTCCGTGTATCTAAAAATGTGAaagggtgttaaaaaaaattgccgaGTAATAGGCAGTTGCGACTTGTTTTGGGACTGACTGGAAAAATTAActgatttaatcatttttattaaaattgtgtggttttgtttttgtgaaaataaaaatggagttaatataactgattttttttgtcttaactctttctagtgtgtgtgtgtgtgtgtgtctatatatatatatatatatatatatatatatatatatatatatatatatatataactctttGCATGCCAGTTTCCTATTACttgatattcattttaatttgaaaatacgtgtttaccaaaaacaaacatgcaccGTTATCATTAAACCCGATGTACCTGgcattgatttaaaatatttttgtcaaaataaaataaaaaaacctacttTACCAATCTTGACCTCAGGACAAGCAAAACTAGGTTGAGAGTATCCCAAGCCCGGCCCACTCGTAAAATACTACACTCCCAAACAAATACATTCTACAAAACCCTAGCCTCCTCCCTATATAAATAGAGAGATTAAATCTGGCTAGGGTTTCTTGCTGTGGCGAGCCTTCATTTTGTCTGCAGAAACCTCTCGCATAACTACCATGGTGGCCGCCAAGAAGACAGTAAGCTTCCCTCTCTCATCAACATCTTTACTTTCCAATTcttcttttattgaaaaaaacgaTTAaactttatgttgttttttgtgttttctttgatTATTGCAGAAGAAGACTCATGAGTCTATCAATAACAGACTGGCCCTGGTCATGAAGAGTGGGAAATACACCCTGGGGTACAAGACTGTGCTGAAATCTCTCAGAAACTCAAAGGGCAAGCTCCTATTCTCTGTCTCCTTTAcagcttagttttttttgtgatttgagttggtttttttgttgatcTGATTAATGGGGTTTGCGTTTTACTTAATTTTCTAAAAGGGGTTCTGATTGAAGAGTTACTTTACCTTGATCTGTGAGGTTGTGAAGGTTGTTTAGTGGAGAAAGCTGTgcgcttttttttccttctgattGTTAATAGTGCTGTGGTtgattttttggtttggttcttGTGGGGTCTGTTTGTTTTATGTGCCAAGAGATCTCTTAAATAAACGTGTGTTTGTGTTTGCAGGGAAGCTTATCATCATCTCCAACAATTGTCCTCCTCTGAGAAAGTCTGAGATTGAATATTATGCTATGTTGGCCAAGGTTGGAGTTCATCACTACAATGGAAGTGAGTTTCTTGAATTTGCTCTAACATCTCTCTCGTGTCATTCCTTGCATTTTCATGTCAAGTTATGAATTTAGCTTTAGAAGCTTGCTTTTTGTATCCAGGGtcaatttgtgttttaaaattaggaatttgatttctttttttcattctgGAATCTATTGGTTTTCTTTTAGGCCTGGCTTTACCAAAATCATGAAGGTTGATGTTTGCATGGCtcattgtttcttttcttatttgatataattaatggTTAGGTAAGTCTATAAAGTGTAGTATAGCActcaaattgatatttgatgATGTTACCTATTTTAAGATCATAGCTCATCTGAAAAGCATGCAATATGTatttgaaatctgaaggttagTCCATTGAATAATGCCATAAAGATTAGAGGAGGTTTTGGTGGGTGTTTCTCGGCACTGTGTTATGACATCAGCTGCTGCGCCTTTGTCTTTTTCATGAAAGAATAGCTGCTCATCAATAATTTGAACCTTTTCACTTTCTGTAACAAACTGCAAATAGTCTTTCTTGAATTCTAAGCAGTTCATGTGCTATCAAGTTTTGTCAAGTTGggttattttcattaaaatttgtgTTTAATATTGTGTCAGATAATGTTGACTTGGGCACTGCCTGTGGAAAATATTTCAGAGTATGCTGCCTCAGCATTATTGATCCAGGTAAATAGAAGTGGCCTTCATTTTGATATTTACGTACAGtatgtgatttttgttttctgatcGTGGCAATCTCATGTGTTTGTTCAGGTGATTCCGATATCATTAAGAGCGTACCTGGTGATCATTGACCCAGTTTCCAAGCAATAGCATGTCTACTTAGTTTTGGTTCCTTTTCCATTTGGAATGCGGGTTTCAATTGAGAGCACTGTGATATTTTGTTAACAAGCACAATTTTTCTGAACCTCCATGCTTCCTTGATAGCCATTTTCTATCTACTAGATGTCTGAGTGAATCTATCAGAGTACTTTATTTCCTGTGTTaatttttatctctattttcttctcctagtcgatgttttgtggcTTGTATCAGAAGCTACAGTCGCTTATTAGACTTTCAGTCTCTTTGATGCTCATTGCCATCGACGTCGTGTATCAAATTCATCCGAACCTGCTTTTAAGGATGATAACCAGCGTTGGGTGCTTTGTGGTCACCTTATAGTTTTAACTTGGTGCCAGTTACACCTATCAAATCTATGGCCATGGTTTGATGTTTCTAGTCTTCCAACATTTTTCATCGGGAACAGCTAgtgatgaagaaaaaatttaaggTTTTCAATTCTGAGGGAGTGTACACCTCCATAATGTGCCATAGGTTTTCAATCTTCCTGTTCCCGACTTCCCGTAGCTGGTTTTATTGGCCTCTGTAA
This region of Populus trichocarpa isolate Nisqually-1 chromosome 9, P.trichocarpa_v4.1, whole genome shotgun sequence genomic DNA includes:
- the LOC7478583 gene encoding 60S ribosomal protein L30, encoding MVAAKKTKKTHESINNRLALVMKSGKYTLGYKTVLKSLRNSKGKLIIISNNCPPLRKSEIEYYAMLAKVGVHHYNGNNVDLGTACGKYFRVCCLSIIDPGDSDIIKSVPGDH
- the LOC7460090 gene encoding serrate RNA effector molecule, with product MAEVINMPVDSLDHRGGNGGGGGRDRKDKPPTDDPQSSPPPPPPTQRRRERDSRERREDFDRPPNRRGGDYYDRNRSPPPPQREREREYKRRSSVSPPPPVPYRDRRHSPPQRRSPPYKRSRREDGGYDARRGSPRGGFGGGDRRFGYDYGGGYDREMGGRPGYGEERPHGRYMGRGGGYQGGPPDWELGRGGYGNTSNVVPAQREGLMSYKQFIQELEDDILPSEAERRYQEYKSEYISTQKRVFFEAHKDEEWLKDKYHPTNLVAVIERRNELARKVAKDFLLDLQSGTLDLGPGVNAISSNKSGQASDPNSDDDAETGGKRRRHGRPPAKDTDLSAAPKAHPVSSEPKRIQVDVEQAQTLVRKLDSEKGVEENILSGSENDKMSREKSHGSSTGPVIIIRGLTSVKGLEGVELLDTLITYLWRVHGLDYYGMIETNEAKGLRHVRAEGKSSDTSNSGTEWEKKLDSHWQERLRGQDPLEKMTAKEKIDATAVEGLDPYVRKIRDEKYGWKYGCGAKGCTKLFHAAEFVHKHLKLKHLELVMELTAKVREELYYQNYMNDSDAPGGTPVMQQSMPKDKPQRRRLGPLKDERGNRRERDNRANGNERFDRSENPQSGDFQSNDGPDGGNRDEAMFDTFGGQGIHVPSPFPSDIAPPPVLMPVPGAGPLGPFVPAPPEVAMRMFRDQGGPPPFEGGGRNARPGPQLGGPAPILLSPAFRQDPRRIRSYQDLDAPEDEVTVIDYRSL